A genomic window from Salvia splendens isolate huo1 chromosome 11, SspV2, whole genome shotgun sequence includes:
- the LOC121753528 gene encoding methionine gamma-lyase-like, producing MATLNPTLPSKKRPVSSSSSDPFPAAKKHHPHAEDPVAALANARHEFGEHGGVNMSIEASATFTVMEPETMRRMFAGELGPDRDFFVYSRHFNPTVLGLGRLMAAMEGTEAAYCTASGMSAVSAVLFQLCSAGGHVVASRTLYGGTHTLLSNFLPRTCNITTSFVDIRDHDAVDWAMVRGRTNVLYFETMSNPTLTVANVPELCRMAHDKGITVVVDNTFSPMVVSPARLGADVVLHSMSKFISGGADLIAGAVCGPASLVNSMMDTHQGSLMLLGPTMNPKVASELAGRLPHLGLRMKEHSNRALVYATRMRKAGLKVIYPGLEDHPDHATLKSMAIKEYGYGGLLCVDMETEERANRLMNLLQNCSQFGLMAVSLGYYETLMSCSGSSTSSELSQEEKELAGISPGLVRMSIGFNGTLEQKWSQFEKALSRMQDVSKV from the exons ATGGCCACCCTCAACCCCACCCTGCCTTCCAAGAAACGCCCggtctcctcctcctcctccgaccCCTTCCCCGCCGCCAAGAAGCACCACCCCCACGCCGAGGACCCCGTGGCGGCGCTGGCCAACGCCCGCCACGAGTTCGGCGAGCACGGCGGCGTGAACATGTCGATCGAGGCCTCCGCCACCTTCACCGTGATGGAGCCCGAGACCATGCGCCGCATGTTCGCCGGCGAGCTCGGCCCCGACCGCGACTTCTTCGTCTACAGCCGCCACTTCAACCCCACCGTCCTCGGCCTCGGCCGCCTCATGGCCGCCATGGAGGGCACGGAGGCCGCCTACTGCACCGCCTCCGGCATGTCCGCCGTCTCCGCCGTCCTCTTCCAGCTCTGCAGCGCCGGCGGCCACGTCGTCGCCTCCCGCACCCTCTACGGCGGGACCCACACCCTCCTCTCCAACTTCCTCCCCCGCACTTGCAACATTACGACGTCGTTTGTCGACATCCGCGACCACGACGCGGTGGACTGGGCCATGGTCCGGGGCAGGACTAATGTGCTCTACTTCGAGACCATGTCTAATCCTACGCTCACTGTCGCTAACGTGCCCGAGCTCTGCAGGATGGCGCACGATAAAGGCATCACCGTCGTCGTCGACAACACCTTCTCGCCGATGGTCGTCTCCCCGGCCAGGCTCGGCGCCGACGTCGTTTTGCATAGTATGTCCAAGTTCATTAGCGGCGGCGCCGATTTAATCGCGG GGGCAGTGTGTGGGCCAGCCAGCTTAGTGAACTCAATGATGGACACTCACCAAGGGAGCCTGATGCTGCTGGGGCCCACGATGAACCCGAAAGTGGCGTCCGAGCTGGCGGGGAGGCTCCCTCACCTAGGGCTGAGGATGAAGGAGCACTCCAACCGCGCCCTCGTGTACGCCACGAGGATGCGGAAGGCGGGGCTAAAGGTCATCTACCCGGGGCTGGAGGACCACCCGGACCATGCCACGCTCAAGTCCATGGCCATCAAGGAGTACGGGTACGGGGGGCTCCTATGCGTGGACATGGAGACGGAGGAGAGGGCCAACCGGTTAATGAACCTGCTACAGAACTGCAGCCAGTTCGGGCTAATGGCGGTGAGCTTGGGATACTACGAGACCCTCATGTCGTGCTCGGGGAGCAGCACGAGCAGCGAGCTGAGCCAGGAGGAGAAGGAGCTGGCCGGGATCTCGCCCGGGCTTGTTAGGATGTCGATTGGGTTCAATGGCACGTTGGAGCAGAAGTGGAGCCAATTTGAGAAGGCGTTGTCTAGAATGCAGGATGTCAGTAAGGTGTAG